A region from the Gemmatimonas sp. genome encodes:
- the dnaJ gene encoding molecular chaperone DnaJ: protein MADFYAVLSVPRDASDDDIKKAYRRLAMQWHPDRNAGAKEAEEKFKTITEAYDVLRDPQKRAAFDRYGEAGLRGAQQQQYEHVDLSEALNIFMRDFGGFGDLFGGQGGGRRNGPRTGADVKLPLPLTLTEVATGVEKTVVLKVLEACDKCDGSGAEPGTKPQTCNTCGGAGEVRRAQRSFFGQFVSVAPCPTCAGEGVVVSSPCKKCRGEGRARSERTLKIQVPAGVATGQYMTLRGAGNVGPRGGTKGDVLVVFEVEDDERFDRDGEDLFCEALVTYSQLVFGADIRVPGLTGDLSLRVPTGTQSGTVFHLRGRGLPRVNASGTGDLHVKVQLWTPQDVEGDEKAVIERLGTLQGQAPAQREKGFWSKMKEALGA, encoded by the coding sequence ATGGCCGATTTTTACGCGGTACTGAGTGTGCCGCGCGATGCATCCGACGACGACATCAAGAAGGCGTATCGTCGCCTGGCAATGCAGTGGCACCCTGACCGCAATGCGGGCGCGAAGGAGGCCGAAGAGAAGTTCAAGACGATCACCGAAGCGTACGACGTGCTGCGTGATCCGCAGAAGCGCGCTGCCTTCGATCGGTACGGCGAGGCAGGACTTCGGGGAGCGCAACAGCAACAATACGAGCACGTCGATCTGTCGGAGGCGCTGAACATCTTCATGCGCGACTTCGGTGGCTTCGGTGACCTGTTCGGTGGGCAGGGGGGCGGTCGTCGGAACGGGCCGCGTACGGGTGCTGATGTGAAGCTGCCGCTCCCGCTCACGCTGACCGAAGTGGCGACGGGCGTGGAAAAAACCGTTGTGCTCAAGGTGCTCGAGGCGTGCGACAAGTGCGACGGATCTGGTGCCGAGCCGGGCACGAAGCCGCAAACCTGCAACACCTGCGGTGGCGCTGGTGAAGTGCGACGCGCCCAGCGCTCGTTCTTCGGCCAGTTCGTGTCGGTGGCACCGTGTCCGACCTGCGCCGGTGAGGGCGTCGTCGTCTCGTCGCCGTGCAAGAAGTGTCGCGGTGAAGGACGCGCGAGGTCGGAGCGTACGCTCAAGATCCAAGTGCCGGCTGGTGTGGCGACCGGACAGTACATGACGCTCCGTGGCGCGGGCAACGTTGGCCCGCGTGGCGGCACCAAGGGCGATGTGCTCGTGGTGTTCGAGGTGGAAGACGATGAGCGTTTTGATCGCGATGGCGAGGACCTGTTCTGCGAAGCGCTGGTCACGTACTCACAACTCGTGTTCGGCGCCGATATCCGCGTTCCCGGGCTCACGGGTGATCTCTCGTTGCGCGTGCCGACGGGCACGCAAAGTGGCACCGTGTTTCATCTGCGCGGACGCGGACTGCCGCGTGTGAACGCGTCCGGTACGGGCGACCTGCACGTGAAGGTGCAGCTCTGGACGCCACAGGATGTCGAGGGTGACGAGAAGGCCGTGATCGAGCGGCTTGGCACCCTGCAAGGGCAAGCGCCGGCGCAGCGCGAGAAGGGCTTCTGGTCGAAGATGAAGGAGGCGCTCGGTGCTTGA
- a CDS encoding endonuclease MutS2, with protein sequence MMNAHALGILEFPRMLAHVAGRANSGPGAAAVRTLAPRRDRAWIEAEHGRVAAMRALVSSELAWPTEPIPELGEPLRRLRIEGLTWTALELLQGATLIRSSRRVRDALRDPRRPRITVAYLQAYLDQLIDLRSLEEAIARAISDDGTVRDDASPALRRVRRELRQTEGELVRLLEREMAKLESHHQVSDLSVTMRNGRWVMPMRREARGYVGGIVHDSSGTGATIFVEPPAAVEFGNRVRELEIEELREVERVLRELTEQLHPYHDQLIAAFHALVALDSLYARARYAIEASCAPLAFCAPAEGLAIVDGRHPLLLSRGTPVVPFDLTLFEQERTLLVSGPNTGGKTVLLKAIGLLSALAQAGIPVPVGATSRLPVFDDVFADVGDEQSIEASLSTFSAHLKNLGEILRSATPDSLVLIDELGSGTDPAEGAALGGSILETLTRRSATTIATTHLGQLKLLATEVDGVVNASLQFDAVQLAPTYRLLKGIPGRSYGLSIARRLQLPEDIIVRAEERLPHGERDLAVLLSDVEARDGALGARQQVMDREQEKLRARLATVTDRELKVREREREAEKSARQEARKYLLEARGQVERAIAEIRAKAGEQAEALEASARAARRAVEEAATAQGLAVEAVQQRAAREKVRTQVRQAVDVATPRAGTPQKAQQPLAEGDRVLVGTLDNKSGQVLSVRGKEARVVVGSLTVTVPVSTLARSSAPPPPAVKATYAGSIPEADPLREVDLRGLRVDEVDDQVLQALDAAVRSDMRELRIIHGKGTGALRSRVGEMLKKDTRVAGFRLGAWNEGGAGVTVAELT encoded by the coding sequence ATGATGAACGCGCACGCCCTCGGCATCCTCGAGTTCCCGCGCATGCTCGCGCACGTCGCGGGTCGCGCGAACTCCGGCCCTGGCGCGGCCGCCGTCCGCACGCTCGCTCCTCGACGCGATCGTGCGTGGATCGAGGCCGAGCATGGGCGCGTCGCCGCGATGCGCGCGCTCGTCTCGTCGGAGCTCGCCTGGCCGACCGAGCCGATTCCGGAATTGGGCGAGCCGCTGCGCCGACTGCGTATCGAAGGGCTCACCTGGACGGCGCTCGAACTCTTGCAAGGTGCCACCCTGATCCGCTCCTCGCGTCGCGTGCGTGACGCGCTGCGTGATCCACGACGGCCGCGCATCACGGTCGCGTACCTGCAAGCGTATCTCGATCAGCTCATCGACCTGCGGTCGCTCGAAGAAGCGATTGCTCGGGCGATCTCCGATGACGGCACCGTCCGCGACGACGCGTCGCCCGCGCTCCGTCGCGTACGTCGTGAGCTCCGCCAGACCGAGGGCGAGCTTGTGCGCTTGCTCGAGCGCGAGATGGCCAAGCTCGAGTCACACCATCAAGTGAGCGATCTATCGGTCACGATGCGCAATGGCCGCTGGGTCATGCCGATGCGCCGCGAAGCGCGCGGTTATGTGGGTGGCATCGTGCACGACAGTTCGGGAACCGGCGCCACGATCTTCGTGGAACCGCCCGCCGCAGTGGAGTTCGGCAACCGTGTGCGCGAGCTCGAGATCGAAGAACTGCGTGAAGTCGAACGCGTGCTTCGCGAACTCACCGAGCAGCTGCACCCGTATCACGATCAGCTGATCGCCGCGTTCCATGCGCTCGTCGCGCTCGACTCACTGTATGCCCGCGCGCGGTACGCGATCGAGGCCAGCTGCGCGCCGTTGGCGTTCTGCGCGCCAGCCGAAGGACTCGCGATCGTCGACGGACGCCATCCGCTGCTGCTCTCGCGCGGCACACCGGTAGTGCCGTTCGATCTGACGCTGTTCGAGCAGGAGCGGACCCTGCTCGTTTCCGGTCCGAACACCGGCGGCAAGACCGTCCTGCTGAAGGCGATCGGTTTGCTGAGTGCACTCGCACAGGCGGGAATCCCGGTACCGGTCGGTGCGACGAGTCGGCTGCCCGTGTTCGACGATGTCTTCGCCGACGTCGGCGACGAGCAGAGCATCGAGGCCAGCCTCTCGACCTTCAGCGCGCACCTCAAGAACCTCGGCGAGATTCTGCGCTCGGCCACGCCCGACTCGTTGGTGTTGATCGACGAACTCGGCTCGGGCACCGATCCGGCCGAAGGTGCGGCGCTCGGTGGTTCCATTCTCGAAACGCTCACGCGCCGATCGGCGACGACCATCGCGACGACGCACCTTGGACAGCTCAAGCTGCTGGCGACCGAAGTGGATGGCGTGGTGAATGCGTCGCTGCAGTTCGATGCCGTGCAGTTGGCGCCGACGTATCGATTGCTGAAGGGCATTCCCGGTCGCAGTTATGGCCTGAGCATCGCCCGTCGTCTGCAGTTGCCGGAAGACATCATCGTGCGCGCCGAGGAGCGGTTACCACACGGCGAGCGCGATCTCGCCGTGCTGCTCTCTGACGTAGAGGCGCGAGACGGTGCGCTCGGTGCGCGCCAGCAGGTGATGGACCGCGAACAGGAGAAGTTGCGCGCGCGCTTGGCAACGGTCACCGATCGTGAGCTCAAGGTGCGCGAGCGCGAACGTGAGGCGGAGAAGTCGGCCCGTCAGGAGGCGCGCAAGTATCTGCTGGAAGCGCGCGGTCAGGTTGAGCGCGCGATTGCCGAGATCCGTGCGAAGGCCGGTGAACAGGCGGAAGCGCTTGAAGCGTCGGCACGCGCGGCGCGACGCGCCGTTGAAGAGGCGGCCACCGCGCAGGGACTCGCCGTTGAAGCCGTGCAGCAGCGCGCTGCGCGCGAGAAGGTCCGCACGCAGGTACGCCAGGCCGTCGACGTGGCTACGCCGCGTGCCGGCACGCCACAGAAGGCGCAGCAGCCGTTGGCCGAGGGTGATCGCGTGCTGGTGGGCACGCTCGACAACAAGAGCGGGCAGGTGCTCTCGGTGCGAGGCAAGGAAGCGCGCGTCGTGGTGGGGTCACTCACGGTGACCGTGCCGGTGTCGACGCTCGCGCGGTCGTCCGCGCCGCCGCCGCCGGCGGTGAAGGCCACGTACGCCGGCAGTATTCCCGAAGCCGATCCGCTGCGTGAAGTCGATCTGCGCGGACTGCGCGTGGATGAAGTCGACGATCAGGTGCTCCAAGCGCTCGATGCCGCCGTACGCTCCGACATGCGCGAGCTGCGTATCATTCACGGTAAGGGGACCGGCGCGCTGCGATCCCGTGTGGGAGAGATGCTCAAGAAGGACACGCGGGTGGCGGGCTTCCGGCTGGGCGCGTGGAATGAGGGTGGCGCCGGCGTCACCGTGGCCGAGCTCACGTGA
- the dnaG gene encoding DNA primase, whose product MISDEIIERVRTAADIVQIISEFVPLKRAGGDYRGPCPFHGGTNPNFSVSPKRGSYHCFVCHESGDVFSFVRKRLGLDWPSAVKMIGERVGIEVVDVPMRAQAPDPNAPNFEVLAAAAEWFQRQLTEEATGRDARSYLQQRQLDEAAWERFGLGFAPRDLQALRRYLHSLGADDARLIEAGLFVVREGETEPRPRFRGRLMFPILDEMGRHVGFGGRALGDDTPKYLNSPESVVFQKRKTLYNMHTAKQAMRRAGRAIVVEGYLDAIRLVLVGIEEVVAPLGTALTDEQAQLLVRYAPEVFLLYDSDEAGQKATFRSGLELLGHKATVRVVTLPENEDPDTFVRDQGRAAMDTQLGLAIDLFDRQVQMLERLGWFSDLRRRRIAIDKLLPTIRAARDPLTRDLYLARLADVSHLDKVTLSTEADAVTEQGRRRAPGGPPERSSDEPMPAFEGPPVDSEPAPLPPPDGDKPVWKSRKNSRYGGGPEWKTTNIPPRPRRDEPVERSLVRAMLADRGIAERVAERHPPISFRHAQYGALFAALLNAPMHDDLDQIADRLAPDALAVLRELTDGAVAINVEASDIGLSLSKLDARVLEFRVDEIREAMRTATREAQDALMKERLELEAEIRRLLPIRSPRAKPKG is encoded by the coding sequence GTGATTTCCGACGAAATCATTGAGCGCGTGCGCACGGCGGCTGATATCGTGCAGATTATCAGCGAGTTCGTGCCGCTCAAGCGCGCCGGTGGTGACTATCGCGGACCGTGTCCGTTCCATGGTGGCACGAATCCGAATTTCTCCGTGTCGCCAAAGCGTGGGAGCTACCACTGCTTCGTGTGCCACGAAAGCGGTGACGTGTTCTCGTTCGTACGGAAGCGTCTCGGCCTCGATTGGCCCTCCGCCGTCAAGATGATCGGTGAGCGTGTCGGCATCGAAGTGGTCGACGTACCGATGCGCGCGCAGGCGCCCGATCCGAACGCGCCGAACTTCGAAGTCCTCGCGGCTGCCGCCGAGTGGTTTCAGCGACAGCTCACCGAAGAAGCGACCGGGCGCGATGCGCGGTCGTATTTACAGCAGCGCCAACTCGACGAAGCCGCATGGGAACGCTTCGGACTTGGTTTCGCCCCGCGCGATCTGCAGGCGCTGCGCCGGTATCTGCATTCGCTCGGCGCCGATGACGCGCGCCTGATCGAAGCCGGCTTGTTCGTCGTGCGGGAAGGCGAGACCGAACCGCGCCCGCGCTTTCGTGGACGTCTGATGTTCCCGATTCTCGACGAGATGGGTCGGCATGTCGGCTTCGGCGGCCGTGCGCTCGGCGACGACACACCGAAGTATCTGAACAGTCCGGAGTCGGTGGTCTTTCAGAAGCGAAAGACCTTGTACAACATGCACACCGCGAAACAGGCCATGCGCCGTGCGGGTCGTGCCATCGTGGTGGAGGGCTATCTCGATGCGATTCGACTGGTGCTGGTCGGCATCGAAGAAGTCGTGGCCCCCCTCGGTACCGCGCTGACCGATGAACAGGCGCAGTTGCTGGTGCGATACGCGCCCGAAGTCTTCCTGTTGTACGACAGCGATGAGGCGGGGCAGAAGGCGACCTTTCGGTCCGGTTTGGAGTTGCTCGGGCACAAGGCCACCGTTCGTGTTGTCACGCTGCCCGAGAACGAAGATCCGGACACGTTCGTCCGTGATCAGGGCCGCGCGGCGATGGATACGCAACTCGGCTTGGCGATCGACCTCTTCGACCGACAGGTGCAGATGCTCGAGCGTCTCGGATGGTTCTCCGATCTGCGCCGGCGTCGCATCGCGATCGACAAGTTGCTGCCCACCATTCGTGCGGCCCGCGATCCGCTGACGCGCGACCTGTACCTGGCACGACTCGCCGATGTGTCGCACCTCGACAAGGTGACGCTATCGACGGAAGCCGACGCGGTGACGGAGCAGGGACGGCGCCGTGCGCCCGGCGGGCCGCCGGAGCGGAGTTCCGATGAGCCGATGCCCGCGTTCGAAGGGCCGCCGGTGGATTCCGAACCGGCACCACTACCGCCTCCCGACGGCGACAAGCCCGTTTGGAAGTCGCGCAAGAACAGCAGGTACGGCGGCGGGCCGGAGTGGAAGACCACCAACATTCCGCCTCGCCCGCGTCGGGACGAACCGGTGGAACGTTCACTCGTGCGCGCGATGTTGGCAGATCGCGGGATCGCCGAACGCGTTGCCGAGCGGCATCCGCCGATTTCCTTCCGGCACGCGCAGTACGGTGCCCTCTTTGCGGCGCTACTCAACGCGCCGATGCACGATGATCTGGACCAGATCGCCGACCGCTTGGCCCCGGACGCGCTCGCGGTGCTGCGCGAGCTCACCGATGGGGCCGTTGCGATCAATGTGGAGGCTTCGGACATCGGGCTCAGTCTCAGCAAGCTCGACGCACGTGTGTTGGAATTCCGGGTCGATGAGATCCGTGAGGCGATGCGAACTGCAACGCGAGAAGCGCAGGACGCGTTGATGAAGGAGCGCCTTGAACTCGAGGCCGAAATCCGTCGGCTCTTGCCTATCCGCAGTCCGCGGGCTAAACCGAAGGGGTGA
- the recJ gene encoding single-stranded-DNA-specific exonuclease RecJ: protein MTASSRSQLDRRLEGAPLSASLQPARLRPEARWIATVPAAGEGVRSLMQALLLPEPVCRLLVARGYGDVEAAKRFLRPRLEHLSAPDTLRDLPRAVERIADAVRAQETIFVHGDYDVDGMSSTALMVRVLRGLGAEHVVPFVPNRLTDGYDLGRAGVEAAQRAGATLVVTCDCGTSACDPVASLNASGIDVIITDHHLPSHALPAAYAICNPRHPECTSADKDLAAVGVAYKIALALCEAFNVSPALAHRQLDLVALATIADVAPLRGENRVMVRYGLKLLAETTHPGLRALIRSSGLEGKPLTAGRVGFVLAPRLNAAGRIADAKLGLKLLLAEREDEANVIARELEELNRARQELDRAVLDDAMRQVDAPGMGDRYAYVLSREGWHAGVIGIVASRIVEQTARPAVLVAVQDGIGKGSGRSISAFDLHGALGDCAMHFQRFGGHRAAAGLTMDAAQLPAFTERFDEVARARLRPDDLVPELRVDLEVPIDSVGEELEALVRHFEPFGIGNPSPLFRTTGVHLAAAPRKVGGDGLKLSIDGGHGTLEAIGWGMSALAPTLSVSRPVDLAYRLDRDEYRGVSRLQLRVAGVRPCSE from the coding sequence GTGACTGCGTCCTCCCGTTCTCAACTCGACCGCCGCCTCGAAGGCGCCCCCCTTTCCGCCTCTCTCCAGCCGGCGCGTCTGCGGCCGGAAGCGCGGTGGATCGCCACGGTCCCTGCCGCCGGCGAGGGCGTGCGGAGCCTGATGCAGGCCTTGCTCCTCCCCGAGCCCGTGTGCCGTCTGTTGGTGGCCCGCGGCTACGGCGACGTGGAGGCCGCGAAACGGTTTCTGCGTCCGCGCCTCGAGCATCTTTCGGCGCCCGACACGTTGCGTGACTTGCCGAGGGCTGTCGAGCGTATCGCCGATGCCGTACGGGCCCAGGAAACGATTTTCGTGCACGGGGACTACGACGTCGACGGCATGAGTTCGACGGCCCTCATGGTGCGGGTGCTCCGAGGGCTCGGGGCCGAGCACGTCGTACCGTTCGTGCCCAATCGACTCACGGACGGCTACGATCTTGGCCGCGCCGGTGTGGAAGCCGCGCAGCGCGCCGGCGCCACGCTGGTGGTGACGTGCGACTGCGGTACGAGTGCCTGCGACCCAGTGGCCTCGCTCAACGCGTCCGGTATCGATGTGATCATCACCGATCACCACTTGCCCAGTCACGCGTTGCCCGCGGCGTACGCGATCTGCAATCCACGGCATCCCGAGTGCACGTCCGCTGACAAGGACTTGGCGGCGGTCGGCGTGGCCTACAAGATCGCGCTGGCCCTGTGCGAGGCGTTCAACGTGTCGCCGGCGCTCGCCCACCGTCAGCTCGATCTCGTGGCGTTGGCCACGATCGCCGACGTGGCGCCGCTGCGTGGCGAAAATCGCGTCATGGTGCGCTACGGCCTGAAATTGTTGGCCGAAACCACGCACCCCGGTTTGCGGGCGCTGATCCGCTCGTCCGGTCTCGAGGGCAAGCCGCTGACCGCTGGACGGGTCGGCTTTGTGCTGGCACCGCGCTTAAACGCGGCCGGTCGCATCGCGGATGCGAAGCTCGGACTCAAGCTGCTCCTCGCCGAGCGCGAGGATGAAGCGAACGTGATCGCGCGAGAACTCGAAGAGCTCAATCGCGCGCGTCAGGAGCTGGATCGTGCGGTGCTCGATGATGCGATGCGCCAGGTCGACGCGCCGGGCATGGGCGATCGCTATGCGTATGTCTTGTCGCGCGAAGGTTGGCATGCGGGTGTCATCGGTATCGTGGCGTCGCGCATCGTGGAGCAGACCGCGCGCCCGGCCGTGCTCGTCGCGGTGCAGGATGGTATCGGGAAGGGGTCGGGTCGCTCGATCAGTGCGTTCGACCTGCATGGGGCGCTGGGGGACTGCGCGATGCACTTTCAGCGCTTCGGCGGACACCGTGCGGCGGCGGGCCTCACCATGGATGCCGCGCAGCTTCCGGCATTCACCGAACGCTTCGACGAGGTCGCGCGCGCGCGGCTCAGGCCCGACGATCTCGTGCCAGAACTGCGCGTGGATCTCGAGGTCCCGATCGACAGCGTCGGCGAGGAGCTCGAGGCCCTGGTGCGGCACTTCGAACCCTTCGGCATCGGAAATCCCTCACCGCTGTTTCGCACCACGGGTGTGCATCTGGCCGCCGCCCCGCGGAAGGTCGGCGGCGACGGACTCAAGCTGTCCATCGACGGAGGGCACGGCACCCTTGAAGCCATCGGCTGGGGGATGTCGGCGCTCGCTCCGACGCTGAGCGTATCGCGCCCCGTAGACCTCGCCTATCGGCTCGACCGCGATGAGTATCGTGGCGTGTCGCGCCTTCAACTACGGGTCGCCGGCGTGCGTCCCTGTTCGGAGTAG
- a CDS encoding 16S rRNA (uracil(1498)-N(3))-methyltransferase: protein MVGLDREGVAAGRPNFVTTEPFAVGATCVLDEHAARHMRVLRLDSGAVVGVRDGHGHVGVGQLVRLTKTQAHVEISDAELIAPLPEVHLLVPVADRDRMLWLAEKACELGCTSWRPVLWRRSRSVSPRGEGVAFQQKVMARMSSALAQSEGAWLPQPFPEAPLERALLAAPPGDRIVLDPTGTPMVGPAAAPLQEPVVLAIGPEGGIEADELAALVAAGFRPVRLGPTILRFETAAVGALAIARTALGTLSASPSPLRES, encoded by the coding sequence GTGGTCGGTCTCGATCGCGAGGGTGTAGCCGCCGGACGTCCGAACTTCGTCACGACCGAGCCCTTTGCGGTCGGGGCGACGTGCGTGTTGGACGAACACGCGGCGCGACACATGCGAGTGCTGCGACTCGACTCCGGAGCGGTGGTCGGCGTCCGTGACGGGCATGGACACGTGGGAGTCGGTCAGCTCGTTCGCCTCACGAAGACGCAGGCGCACGTCGAGATCAGCGACGCCGAGCTCATCGCGCCGCTCCCCGAGGTGCATCTGCTGGTGCCCGTGGCTGACCGCGACCGGATGTTGTGGCTGGCTGAGAAAGCCTGTGAGCTGGGCTGCACGAGCTGGCGACCTGTCCTGTGGCGGCGGTCGCGCAGTGTCTCACCGCGCGGGGAGGGCGTCGCCTTCCAGCAGAAAGTCATGGCGCGGATGTCGAGCGCGTTGGCGCAGTCGGAAGGGGCTTGGCTCCCGCAACCCTTTCCTGAGGCGCCACTCGAACGTGCGCTGCTGGCCGCACCTCCGGGGGACCGTATTGTGCTTGATCCAACAGGAACTCCCATGGTTGGCCCGGCTGCGGCGCCCCTGCAGGAGCCCGTCGTGTTGGCGATCGGCCCGGAGGGCGGCATCGAGGCGGATGAACTCGCGGCGCTGGTGGCTGCCGGCTTCCGCCCGGTTCGGCTTGGGCCGACCATCCTCCGGTTCGAGACCGCCGCTGTCGGGGCGCTGGCCATCGCCCGGACGGCGCTTGGTACCCTGTCCGCTTCTCCTTCTCCGCTTCGGGAGTCCTGA
- the rpsU gene encoding 30S ribosomal protein S21, with translation MSEVIIHEDENFERALKRFKKKCEKAGILSDLRKHRHYEKPSEKRKRKMNAAVRKNRRTRNG, from the coding sequence TTGTCCGAAGTCATCATCCACGAGGACGAGAATTTTGAGCGTGCGCTCAAGCGCTTCAAGAAGAAGTGCGAAAAGGCCGGCATTCTGTCCGACCTGCGCAAGCATCGTCATTATGAGAAGCCCTCGGAGAAGCGCAAGCGCAAGATGAACGCGGCCGTCCGCAAGAATCGGCGCACCCGTAACGGGTGA
- a CDS encoding GatB/YqeY domain-containing protein has translation MSGFVDVGGSLLPRLQRDQANARREQLKDRVLLLGMIISEVKNREIELRRDATDDDVIDVIRKGIKKRRESVELYGKAGRTDLLEKEQSEVTALEVYLPAEVDPEELRAAVRAAMQGGAANIGAVMAKVMPQFKGRVEGGTINAIVREELARG, from the coding sequence GTGAGCGGTTTCGTGGATGTCGGCGGTTCGTTGCTGCCACGGTTGCAGCGTGATCAAGCCAATGCACGACGGGAGCAGCTGAAGGATCGCGTGCTCCTCCTTGGAATGATCATTTCCGAGGTCAAGAACAGAGAGATCGAACTCCGCCGTGATGCGACCGACGATGACGTCATCGACGTCATCCGGAAGGGCATCAAAAAGCGGCGCGAGTCCGTCGAGCTCTACGGCAAAGCTGGGCGAACGGACCTCCTCGAGAAGGAACAGAGCGAGGTCACGGCCCTCGAAGTGTATTTGCCCGCCGAAGTCGATCCTGAAGAATTGCGCGCCGCCGTTCGAGCAGCGATGCAGGGTGGAGCGGCCAACATTGGTGCCGTGATGGCCAAGGTGATGCCGCAGTTCAAGGGACGGGTGGAAGGCGGTACGATCAACGCAATCGTGCGTGAGGAACTCGCGCGCGGGTGA
- a CDS encoding 50S ribosomal protein L11 methyltransferase — protein MLEASLRWVSVRVSPGVDVGSRDACLAALFAVGAQGVHEDGASLVTHFPPSTDLEAVHIALTEADEGVTIETAPVPDIDWSEAWKSRINAHDLGSLTVTPPWLAEGRDPARTIVIEPGMAFGTGEHATTRGVVRLLPTVMRDGDIVADLGAGSAVLAIAAAKLGASRVYAVELDGEAIPDAEQNVLRNGVADRVHVFEADAGALLPLLAPVRVVLANIISSVLVELLPIIAESLTDDGGAILSGILQEEREEMLGVLAATGWRVLDEDAEDIWWSVSIARV, from the coding sequence GTGCTTGAGGCGTCGTTACGCTGGGTCAGCGTGCGGGTCAGCCCGGGAGTCGACGTCGGCAGTCGCGATGCCTGCCTCGCCGCACTCTTCGCGGTCGGTGCGCAGGGCGTGCATGAAGATGGGGCATCGCTCGTCACGCACTTTCCGCCGTCAACCGATCTCGAAGCCGTCCACATCGCGCTGACCGAAGCCGACGAGGGCGTCACAATCGAGACGGCACCGGTGCCCGACATCGATTGGAGCGAAGCCTGGAAGTCGCGCATCAATGCGCACGACCTTGGCTCGCTCACCGTTACGCCGCCGTGGCTTGCCGAGGGCCGCGATCCGGCGCGTACGATCGTGATCGAGCCCGGGATGGCTTTCGGCACCGGCGAGCATGCCACGACGCGTGGCGTGGTCCGACTGCTGCCGACGGTCATGCGTGATGGCGATATCGTCGCCGACCTCGGCGCGGGCAGTGCTGTCCTGGCGATCGCAGCGGCCAAGCTCGGAGCGTCGCGTGTGTATGCGGTCGAGCTCGACGGCGAAGCGATTCCGGATGCCGAGCAGAACGTGCTTCGCAACGGTGTTGCGGATCGCGTGCATGTCTTTGAGGCCGACGCCGGTGCGCTGCTGCCGTTGTTGGCGCCAGTTCGGGTCGTACTGGCGAACATTATTTCGTCGGTGTTGGTCGAACTGCTGCCGATTATCGCCGAGTCGCTCACGGACGATGGCGGCGCGATCCTGAGCGGCATCCTGCAGGAGGAGCGCGAGGAGATGCTCGGCGTCTTGGCGGCCACCGGATGGCGCGTGCTCGATGAGGATGCGGAGGACATCTGGTGGTCGGTCTCGATCGCGAGGGTGTAG
- a CDS encoding HIT domain-containing protein has translation MSDACIFCRIVGGSIPATLVASNDHAVAFRDLHPQAPSHLLVIPRRHVASLAEATDAAELGALLLLAAEVARSEGLAETGYRVVANTGNDGGQTVHHLHLHVLGGRAMQWPPG, from the coding sequence ATGTCCGACGCCTGCATCTTCTGCCGCATCGTGGGTGGATCGATTCCGGCCACGCTCGTGGCCAGCAACGACCACGCGGTCGCGTTTCGCGACCTCCATCCCCAGGCGCCGTCGCACCTACTGGTGATTCCGCGGCGTCACGTGGCGTCGCTGGCCGAGGCCACCGATGCGGCCGAACTCGGGGCGCTGCTGCTGCTGGCGGCCGAGGTTGCGCGGTCGGAAGGGTTAGCGGAAACGGGGTATCGGGTGGTTGCCAATACCGGGAATGACGGCGGCCAAACGGTGCACCATCTCCATTTGCACGTGCTGGGCGGGCGGGCGATGCAGTGGCCGCCGGGATAA